A stretch of the Bacteroidota bacterium genome encodes the following:
- a CDS encoding DUF1702 family protein, whose translation MEKIKTLFQESKEQALQTNDLATFIIELDKVENEFRSVAYEAAAMAFAEQDLLAENTLTNWNLFCKKSEATYEVQLHVGLGWALAKENKETSALFNSLDPFMVPRVLDGMGYYDGVFRQRATIKNLKNSDKFDSSDLNHYDQGVGRSIWYLAAGNPTKCSEIINTFPSERRVDLWRGIGIASVYVGGCEDATLLELKKTAKEYSIALTVGAALAIKSRVESNSVTNDTERACKLLLQSNANELVDKLNTIRKEAPGIAYNKWLATIEQHCI comes from the coding sequence ATGGAAAAGATTAAAACACTTTTTCAGGAATCAAAAGAACAGGCTTTACAAACAAATGACCTTGCGACTTTTATTATTGAACTGGACAAGGTTGAAAATGAATTTCGTTCGGTCGCTTATGAAGCAGCAGCAATGGCGTTTGCAGAACAGGATCTTCTTGCAGAGAACACGTTAACAAACTGGAACTTGTTTTGTAAAAAATCGGAAGCTACTTACGAAGTTCAATTGCATGTGGGGTTAGGTTGGGCATTGGCAAAGGAAAACAAAGAAACAAGTGCATTATTTAATTCTTTGGATCCGTTTATGGTTCCGCGTGTTTTAGATGGAATGGGTTATTATGATGGTGTTTTCAGACAAAGAGCAACCATCAAAAATTTGAAAAATTCTGATAAATTTGATTCATCAGATTTAAATCATTACGATCAAGGAGTAGGAAGAAGTATTTGGTATTTAGCGGCAGGAAATCCAACAAAATGCAGCGAAATTATCAATACCTTTCCGTCTGAACGGAGGGTTGATTTGTGGAGAGGAATTGGCATTGCAAGCGTATATGTGGGTGGATGTGAAGATGCCACACTGCTTGAACTAAAAAAAACAGCAAAGGAATATTCCATTGCATTAACAGTTGGAGCAGCATTGGCAATAAAAAGCAGAGTAGAATCCAATTCCGTTACAAATGATACAGAACGTGCTTGTAAATTGTTGCTTCAATCAAACGCGAACGAACTGGTAGACAAATTAAATACGATTAGAAAAGAAGCGCCAGGAATCGCATACAATAAGTGGTTAGCTACAATTGAACAACACTGCATTTGA